The following DNA comes from Massilia sp. KIM.
GATCAGCGCGGTCGCGACGATGGTCAGCGAGCCGCCTTCCTCGACGTTACGGGCGGCGCCGAAGAAGCGCTTCGGACGCTGCAGCGCGTTGGCGTCCACACCACCGGTCAGCACCTTGCCCGAAGCCGGGATCACGGTGTTGTAGGCGCGCGCCAGGCGGGTGATCGAGTCCAGCAGGATCACGACGTCCTTCTTCATCTCGACCAGGCGCTTGGCTTTCTCCAGCACCATCTCGGCGACCTGCACGTGGCGGGTGGCCGGTTCGTCGAAGGTCGAGGCGACCACTTCGCCGCGCACCGAACGCTGCATCTCGGTCACTTCCTCGGGACGCTCGTCGATCAGCAGCACGATCAGGGTCACGTCGGGATGGTTGGCGGTGATCGCGTGGGCGATGTGCTGCAGCATGACCGACTTGCCCGACTTCGGCGAAGCCACCAGCAGGCCGCGCTGGCCCTTGCCGATCGGCGCGATCAGGTCGACGATGCGGCCGGTGATGTTCTCGGCGCCGTTCATGTCGCGCTCCAGGCGCAGCGGCACTGAGGGGTGCAGCGGAGTCAGGTTCTCGAACAGGATGCGGTGCTTCGAGGCTTCCGGCGATTCGCCGTTGACCTTGTCCACCTTCACCAGCGCGAAGTAGCGCTCGCCATCCTTGGGCGTACGCACTTCCCCTTCGATCGAGTCACCCGTATGCAAATTGAAGCGGCGGATCTGCGACGGCGAGATGTAGATGTCGTCGGTCGACGCCATGTAGCTCGCGTCCGGCGAGCGCAGGAATCCGAAGCCGTCGGGCAATACCTCGAGCGCGCCATCGCCGAAAATCTGTTCGCCTTGTTTCGCGCGCTTCTTCAGGATCGCGAACATCAGTTCTTGTTTGCGCAGGCGGGCTGCGTTGTCGATATCGAGGCCGATTGCCATCTCCAGCAGCGCGGAAACGTGCATCGCCTTCAGTTCAGATAAATGCATGTGTGTGGGTGTCCCGTGACGGGAAAGTAAAGGTAGGGGAGGGAACTGCGTGGTTTTTAAACAAGCCGGAAGGACCAGGGGGCCCTACCGTCCGGGAATGACGGCAGCGCGGGCGCGCTGCCATCGCTATCGTATCAGATGTTGCTGTCGATGAAAGCAGTCAGCTGGCCCTTGGCCATTGCGCCAACCTTTTGAGCGGCAGGAACACCATTCTTGAACAGGATCAGCGTCGGGATGCCACGGATGCCGAACTTGGCCGGCACGGCCTGGTTCGAGTCGACGTCCAGCTTGGCGATGGTCACCTTGCCTTCGTAT
Coding sequences within:
- the rho gene encoding transcription termination factor Rho, translating into MHLSELKAMHVSALLEMAIGLDIDNAARLRKQELMFAILKKRAKQGEQIFGDGALEVLPDGFGFLRSPDASYMASTDDIYISPSQIRRFNLHTGDSIEGEVRTPKDGERYFALVKVDKVNGESPEASKHRILFENLTPLHPSVPLRLERDMNGAENITGRIVDLIAPIGKGQRGLLVASPKSGKSVMLQHIAHAITANHPDVTLIVLLIDERPEEVTEMQRSVRGEVVASTFDEPATRHVQVAEMVLEKAKRLVEMKKDVVILLDSITRLARAYNTVIPASGKVLTGGVDANALQRPKRFFGAARNVEEGGSLTIVATALIETGSRMDDVIYEEFKGTGNMEVHLERRLAEKRVYPAINLNKSGTRREELLIKPDQLQKIWILRKLLYSMDEIEAMEFILDKMRATKNNVEFFDMMRRGG
- the trxA gene encoding thioredoxin TrxA, whose amino-acid sequence is MSENIKHISDASFETDVLKSERPVLVDFWAEWCGPCKMIAPILEEVAKEYEGKVTIAKLDVDSNQAVPAKFGIRGIPTLILFKNGVPAAQKVGAMAKGQLTAFIDSNI